A region of Maridesulfovibrio sp. DNA encodes the following proteins:
- the sppA gene encoding signal peptide peptidase SppA has product MKKILLTVFILVSIALCGCQPRLNLFPDGTDPLIEKKLQGEGNDKVLVVSIDGTISDEGKRGLLGSAPSLVQEVSSRLKLAAEDDDIKALVLKVNSPGGGVTASDILYNEILRFKEKTGAKVVVNMMDVAASGGYYVSLPADHIMAHPTTLTGSIGVIFIRPKIDGLMDKIGVSVEVSKSGRNKDMGFPFKPDTPEQQKIIADIIKNYADRFQGLVKKHRSISEDKLKTIFTAQVFSAEGAKKAGLVDSLGYLPDAVKKACELAGIAENSQVITYKRKNYPNDTIYNSASSQTFSPALINIDAGNLMPPKAGFHYLWLPAAE; this is encoded by the coding sequence ATGAAAAAAATATTGCTGACCGTATTCATACTCGTATCAATAGCCCTTTGCGGCTGCCAGCCACGGTTAAATTTATTTCCTGACGGCACCGACCCACTTATTGAAAAAAAACTTCAGGGTGAAGGAAACGATAAGGTTCTGGTTGTTTCCATTGACGGAACCATTTCCGATGAAGGTAAACGGGGATTATTGGGAAGTGCTCCCAGCCTTGTACAGGAAGTATCCTCCCGCCTGAAACTTGCGGCTGAAGACGATGACATTAAAGCTTTGGTGCTTAAAGTGAATTCCCCCGGCGGAGGTGTTACCGCCAGCGATATCCTCTACAACGAAATCCTCCGCTTCAAAGAGAAGACCGGGGCCAAGGTTGTAGTAAATATGATGGATGTAGCTGCTTCCGGAGGCTATTACGTAAGTCTGCCAGCAGACCATATCATGGCCCACCCGACCACCCTTACCGGGTCCATAGGGGTTATTTTCATCCGGCCCAAAATTGACGGGCTCATGGACAAAATCGGCGTCTCCGTGGAAGTTTCCAAGTCGGGCCGCAACAAGGACATGGGCTTTCCTTTCAAACCGGACACCCCGGAACAACAAAAAATCATTGCTGACATCATCAAAAATTACGCAGACCGCTTTCAAGGGCTGGTCAAAAAACACCGTTCAATTTCCGAAGATAAGCTGAAAACAATCTTCACGGCTCAGGTGTTCAGTGCCGAAGGCGCAAAAAAAGCCGGACTGGTGGACAGTCTTGGTTACCTGCCTGATGCAGTAAAAAAAGCATGTGAGCTGGCCGGGATCGCGGAAAATTCTCAGGTGATCACCTACAAACGCAAGAATTATCCCAATGACACAATTTACAACTCCGCCTCATCACAGACATTCAGCCCTGCACTGATCAATATTGATGCCGGAAACCTAATGCCTCCTAAGGCCGGATTTCATTATCTCTGGCTTCCGGCTGCGGAATGA
- a CDS encoding cyclic nucleotide-binding domain-containing protein, protein MGSSSPNIKSFYKGQEIFKEGQESSVAYMIKKGAVNIYKVQNNEKIILARLGEGEIFGEMGIISKGTRSANAEAAEYCDLVILTDQIILKLLDQCPRTIQYMTRLLVKRLARTGEMISTKGHRSNFTSICNILDLAYRTHLSMDREQARKERNHDLGLDYTKLCKTIRSIILVSQSDIDAVINKLKSLKIIDAIDLRTGKAFPDRFIQISDPDNFLEVANNLYKELQQNAYTPTSELQIVDIYEISEMLESDPKIIYKKIAQEDFPETMFLFDRNKVSDWASEKEPDYFSKVKKKKKSIDDLEDIEDIVYVDNATLKEVFNRLGYHKLGVLMSIAEDDARKKILANLAKKIAKIVQDEVRDNVDETEAEDVLTELFEMVREIKGGDKK, encoded by the coding sequence ATGGGGTCCAGCAGTCCTAACATCAAGTCTTTTTACAAAGGGCAGGAAATTTTCAAGGAAGGACAGGAGAGTTCCGTTGCCTATATGATTAAAAAAGGCGCGGTAAATATCTACAAGGTCCAGAATAATGAAAAGATTATTCTGGCCCGCCTTGGCGAGGGTGAAATTTTTGGTGAAATGGGCATCATTTCCAAAGGAACCCGTTCGGCCAATGCCGAAGCAGCCGAGTACTGTGACCTCGTTATTCTCACCGATCAGATTATCCTTAAGTTGCTGGACCAGTGTCCCCGGACCATTCAGTACATGACCCGCCTTCTGGTCAAGCGTCTGGCCCGGACCGGTGAAATGATTTCCACCAAAGGGCATCGCAGCAATTTTACCAGTATCTGCAATATCCTCGACCTTGCCTACCGTACCCACCTCAGCATGGACCGGGAGCAGGCCCGTAAGGAACGTAATCATGATCTGGGACTTGATTACACCAAGCTCTGCAAGACCATCCGCAGTATTATTCTCGTTTCCCAGAGTGATATTGACGCGGTTATCAATAAACTTAAGAGCCTGAAAATCATTGATGCCATTGATTTGCGTACAGGCAAGGCCTTTCCTGACCGATTCATACAGATTTCTGATCCGGATAACTTCCTTGAGGTTGCCAACAACCTGTACAAGGAGCTGCAGCAGAACGCATATACCCCCACATCTGAGTTGCAGATAGTGGATATTTATGAAATTTCCGAAATGCTGGAGAGCGATCCCAAGATTATCTACAAAAAAATAGCACAGGAAGATTTTCCAGAAACCATGTTCCTGTTCGATCGTAACAAGGTCAGTGACTGGGCTTCTGAAAAAGAGCCGGACTATTTCAGCAAGGTCAAGAAAAAGAAGAAGTCCATCGATGATCTGGAGGATATCGAAGATATCGTCTATGTTGATAATGCTACTCTCAAGGAGGTTTTTAACCGTCTGGGCTACCACAAGCTCGGTGTCCTGATGAGTATTGCAGAGGATGATGCGCGTAAAAAGATTCTGGCAAACCTCGCCAAGAAGATTGCCAAAATCGTTCAGGATGAAGTGCGCGATAATGTGGACGAGACCGAGGCTGAAGATGTGCTCACTGAACTTTTTGAAATGGTCCGGGAGATTAAAGGGGGGGATAAAAAGTGA
- a CDS encoding phospholipase D-like domain-containing protein, with protein MEWNLLFGHLAVVGGFLLAAILVMSILRKQRTSSAAFAWLLAIFFVPYVGVPFYLMFGGRKLKRDAHTKADIHLEVQETIPLTEADPIDTMLREYDIPGATSGNEVRLCPTGIDIYNELVKLIENAEHQILITTFILSRDEVGKDIVRRLARKAASGVTVRLLLDDIGSMFTSRRFLKELIANGGKVAYFMPLFRAPFHGNSNLRNHRKIAIADQTCVLAGGTNIANEYIGPEPCPDRWTDLSFVLRGPAVRHYIEVFQSDWLFAYGEKVNIIPPCTKGSDISGKGVMQVVPSGPDVPRDPVHDALLTAAFTAEKRLWIVTPYYVPDEALAQALRLAALRGVDLRVVVPAKSNHALADLARGTHLRELEQCGGRVVKYPHMVHAKVIVVDDRLAVVGSANMDMRSLFLNYEIVMFTYSEADVKPVSDWVQGLINESSEGTPQVGMIRDTVEGVARLVAPLL; from the coding sequence ATGGAATGGAACCTCTTATTCGGACACCTCGCGGTTGTAGGCGGTTTTTTACTGGCTGCCATACTGGTCATGTCCATCCTGCGCAAACAGCGCACATCATCAGCAGCTTTTGCATGGCTGCTGGCAATATTTTTTGTGCCCTATGTGGGAGTCCCCTTCTATCTCATGTTCGGGGGTCGAAAACTCAAACGTGATGCCCACACCAAAGCGGACATCCACCTTGAAGTACAGGAAACAATCCCTCTAACCGAAGCCGATCCCATTGACACCATGCTCCGCGAATACGATATCCCTGGTGCAACCAGCGGCAACGAAGTCCGTCTCTGCCCCACAGGTATCGATATTTATAATGAGCTGGTTAAGCTCATTGAGAATGCCGAACATCAGATCCTGATCACCACCTTCATTCTTTCGCGGGATGAAGTGGGTAAAGATATTGTGAGAAGGCTGGCCCGAAAGGCTGCTTCCGGAGTAACCGTTCGTCTTCTTCTGGATGACATCGGCTCCATGTTTACGTCTCGGCGATTCCTGAAAGAACTTATCGCTAACGGCGGTAAGGTCGCCTACTTCATGCCCCTGTTCCGCGCCCCTTTTCATGGTAACAGCAATTTACGCAACCACCGCAAGATCGCCATTGCCGACCAGACCTGTGTGCTGGCCGGGGGAACCAACATTGCCAACGAATATATCGGACCCGAGCCATGCCCGGACCGCTGGACGGACCTTTCCTTTGTCTTGAGAGGTCCTGCGGTGCGCCATTACATTGAAGTTTTCCAATCGGACTGGCTTTTTGCCTACGGTGAAAAAGTAAACATAATTCCTCCGTGCACCAAAGGTTCCGACATAAGCGGAAAGGGAGTCATGCAGGTTGTGCCATCCGGTCCTGACGTCCCCCGCGACCCGGTGCATGATGCCCTGCTTACCGCTGCTTTTACGGCTGAAAAAAGACTTTGGATCGTCACCCCCTACTATGTGCCGGACGAAGCCCTGGCACAGGCCCTGCGTCTGGCCGCTCTACGAGGAGTTGACCTACGGGTGGTGGTCCCGGCCAAATCCAACCACGCATTGGCCGACCTTGCGCGGGGAACCCACCTGCGCGAACTGGAGCAGTGCGGCGGACGGGTAGTCAAATACCCGCACATGGTACACGCCAAGGTTATTGTTGTTGATGACCGGCTGGCGGTTGTTGGCTCTGCAAACATGGATATGCGCAGTCTGTTCCTGAATTACGAGATTGTCATGTTCACCTACTCTGAAGCGGATGTTAAGCCGGTCAGCGACTGGGTTCAGGGGCTGATAAACGAAAGCAGCGAGGGAACACCTCAAGTTGGAATGATCCGTGATACAGTGGAAGGAGTGGCAAGGCTGGTGGCTCCCCTGCTTTAA
- a CDS encoding MotA/TolQ/ExbB proton channel family protein, with amino-acid sequence MNIATIIGIFCGIAILMVATYTSTDSVGVFINLPGIAIVGGGTIASTFICYPLREVMRVLGVFMMAMGADELPLENYINVIVNLSKDVSAKGEEHLEGSLKNIENDFLREGLQMLVDGYSKEEIKEILDNRIQQYHEQEYSAAGIYRTMSTLSPAFGIIGTLIGLIAMMQGMGSDIAAIGPAMATALTTTLYGALFANMLFMPIAIKVEKRIDEITLLMRVIRDGILFIKDKTPSAIVMDKLKGYLPPRKWATVKAKK; translated from the coding sequence GTGAATATAGCCACCATAATCGGTATATTCTGCGGTATCGCCATCCTGATGGTTGCCACCTATACCTCTACTGATTCGGTGGGGGTGTTCATCAACCTGCCCGGTATAGCCATTGTCGGAGGCGGGACCATTGCTTCCACCTTCATCTGTTATCCATTGCGTGAAGTAATGCGGGTGCTGGGTGTGTTCATGATGGCCATGGGGGCTGATGAACTGCCTCTTGAGAACTACATCAATGTTATCGTCAACCTCTCTAAAGACGTATCCGCAAAGGGCGAAGAACATCTTGAGGGAAGTCTGAAAAATATTGAGAACGATTTTCTGCGCGAAGGGTTGCAGATGCTTGTGGATGGTTATTCCAAGGAAGAGATCAAGGAAATTCTTGATAACCGCATCCAGCAGTATCATGAGCAGGAGTACAGTGCTGCCGGGATTTACCGGACCATGTCCACACTATCTCCGGCCTTCGGTATTATCGGGACCCTGATCGGTCTCATTGCCATGATGCAGGGGATGGGCAGTGATATTGCCGCTATCGGCCCGGCTATGGCAACAGCATTGACTACAACCCTCTACGGTGCTCTTTTCGCCAACATGCTGTTTATGCCCATCGCGATCAAGGTGGAGAAACGAATTGACGAGATTACCTTGCTCATGCGGGTTATCCGCGACGGTATTCTGTTCATCAAGGATAAAACCCCGTCCGCAATTGTCATGGATAAGCTCAAGGGCTACCTGCCTCCGCGCAAATGGGCCACAGTCAAGGCCAAGAAGTAG
- a CDS encoding zinc dependent phospholipase C family protein, with translation MAIGNAVLSNTVLLSNSVAKLLLSNSAIFLYGCLSADIFIGKGSKAKRLHSHNWQTGFNLLDESNDEHMEAYSLGYLSHLAADIIAHNYYVPNLMQQARSGGRLSHVYIEMLADDQVDWSAQEAARLFRKANQDADFSLRKHMDAKKYSFLFKKKVLHQSIGLLEYKAVSKSLNISKKVVPAFRQAYLRSIIDYSYRLVVDMLNSPQNAVALNFDPIGADNIRLAKEENNWKTALKRNVPFSPRFEIDTRITSLPKIAGVENLFKR, from the coding sequence ATGGCTATCGGAAATGCTGTACTTTCAAACACGGTGCTACTTTCCAACAGCGTAGCCAAACTTCTGCTCTCCAACTCAGCCATATTCCTCTACGGTTGTCTAAGTGCGGATATATTCATCGGCAAAGGCAGCAAGGCCAAACGGCTGCACAGCCACAACTGGCAGACCGGCTTCAATCTGCTTGATGAGTCTAATGATGAACACATGGAAGCGTACTCCCTAGGCTATCTATCCCATCTGGCGGCAGACATCATAGCCCACAACTATTATGTACCCAACCTCATGCAGCAGGCCCGCTCCGGGGGCAGGCTGAGCCACGTATACATAGAAATGCTGGCTGATGATCAGGTAGACTGGTCCGCGCAGGAAGCAGCCCGGCTTTTCCGCAAGGCAAATCAGGATGCGGACTTCAGCCTGCGCAAACATATGGATGCCAAGAAATACAGCTTCCTGTTCAAAAAAAAGGTCCTGCATCAAAGCATCGGATTGCTGGAATACAAAGCGGTCAGCAAATCCCTGAATATATCCAAAAAAGTAGTCCCGGCTTTTCGTCAGGCATACCTGCGCTCAATCATCGACTATTCATATCGCCTTGTGGTGGATATGCTCAATTCCCCGCAGAATGCCGTGGCCCTGAACTTCGACCCCATCGGCGCCGACAATATCAGGCTTGCAAAAGAAGAAAACAACTGGAAAACCGCACTTAAACGTAATGTTCCTTTCTCGCCCCGCTTTGAAATTGATACACGGATTACCAGCCTGCCCAAAATTGCCGGAGTAGAAAATCTGTTTAAGAGATAG
- a CDS encoding LysE family translocator → MFEYDLAHWTTFFLAALLLNIAPGPDMAYILSHTITGGRKAGFAAMFGIWSGAFLYVILTALGLAAIVAASATAFGIVKWVGVAYLFWLAIGAFRSKGSILNINKNSNQLNSTSIFKQGMFIHLLNPKVATFFIAFLPQFVVQGAGPVWAQLMLHGTLIIVTAAFVEPPLIYAGDRITGRLRKSQKLQRWLDRALGSVFIAFGIKLALYER, encoded by the coding sequence ATGTTTGAATACGATCTTGCCCACTGGACAACCTTCTTTTTAGCCGCCTTGCTGCTCAACATCGCACCGGGACCGGACATGGCTTACATACTCAGCCATACCATTACCGGAGGTAGAAAGGCCGGATTTGCCGCCATGTTCGGAATCTGGTCCGGAGCTTTCCTCTATGTAATACTGACCGCCCTCGGACTTGCCGCCATTGTGGCTGCATCGGCCACTGCCTTCGGTATTGTGAAATGGGTAGGCGTTGCATATCTTTTCTGGCTGGCCATCGGCGCCTTCAGATCCAAGGGGAGCATCTTGAATATAAACAAAAACTCAAATCAGTTGAATTCAACCTCCATCTTCAAGCAGGGTATGTTCATCCACCTGCTCAACCCTAAGGTCGCAACATTTTTCATCGCCTTCCTGCCTCAATTTGTTGTGCAAGGGGCAGGTCCGGTCTGGGCCCAGCTCATGCTCCACGGCACGCTGATCATTGTAACCGCCGCATTTGTTGAGCCACCGCTCATCTATGCCGGCGACCGCATCACCGGGAGACTTCGTAAAAGTCAGAAACTGCAAAGATGGCTGGACCGCGCACTTGGCTCGGTATTTATTGCGTTCGGGATTAAGCTGGCACTGTATGAGAGGTAG
- a CDS encoding OmpA family protein, whose amino-acid sequence MSDDFSLKKPAQGGEEGGWALTLADMMTLLLCFFVLLLAIADVDQKKYEDVSDSLASAMGVPVPPKGESDTFEGASVARRVISEKQRNIFEMQLEMARLVGRESDALKIKMRPDSVAIVLKGGFFFPSGQADLTPGARRVLAKIAPTLAKSPYDVVVEGHSDNIPMKSRQFPSNWELSSARASAVARYLLDAGFSKSRIKVLGMADTAPAYPNEDENGRAIPENQKRNRRVVLLVYPAKKK is encoded by the coding sequence ATGTCGGATGATTTCAGCCTGAAAAAGCCAGCACAGGGCGGAGAAGAGGGCGGATGGGCCCTGACTCTTGCGGATATGATGACTCTGCTGCTCTGCTTTTTTGTGCTTTTGCTGGCCATTGCCGATGTAGACCAGAAAAAGTACGAGGATGTTTCAGATTCCCTGGCTTCTGCCATGGGGGTTCCCGTGCCTCCGAAAGGGGAGTCAGATACATTTGAAGGAGCATCCGTTGCCCGCCGGGTTATCAGTGAGAAGCAGCGCAATATTTTTGAAATGCAATTGGAAATGGCTCGTCTGGTTGGGCGTGAATCAGATGCCCTGAAGATCAAGATGCGGCCCGATTCCGTAGCCATTGTGCTCAAGGGCGGGTTCTTTTTTCCCAGCGGTCAGGCCGACCTGACCCCCGGTGCCCGAAGAGTGTTGGCCAAGATCGCTCCTACACTCGCCAAGTCTCCTTATGACGTTGTTGTTGAAGGGCACTCGGACAACATTCCCATGAAATCAAGGCAGTTCCCGTCCAACTGGGAGCTTTCTTCAGCAAGGGCCAGCGCCGTCGCCCGCTATTTGCTTGATGCCGGGTTCAGCAAGTCCAGAATCAAGGTGCTGGGCATGGCCGATACAGCACCTGCCTATCCGAACGAGGATGAGAACGGCAGGGCCATTCCGGAAAACCAGAAGCGCAACCGCCGCGTGGTCCTGTTGGTTTACCCGGCTAAAAAGAAGTAG